A stretch of the Pan troglodytes isolate AG18354 chromosome 20, NHGRI_mPanTro3-v2.0_pri, whole genome shotgun sequence genome encodes the following:
- the TEX101 gene encoding testis-expressed protein 101: MGTPRIQHLLILLVLGTSLLTLGLELYCQKGLSMTVEADPANMFNWTTEEVETCDKGALCQETILIIKAGTETAILATKGCIPEGEEAITIVQHSSPPGLIVTSYSNYCEDYFYNDKDSLSQFWEFSETTASTVSTTLHCPTCVALGTCFSAPSLPCPNGTTRCYQGKLEITGGGIESSVEVKGCTATIGCRLMSGILVVGPMFVREACPHQLLTQPRKTENGATCLPIPVWGLQLLLPLLLPSFIHFS; encoded by the exons ATGGGAACCCCCCGTATCCAGCATTTGCTGATCCTCCTGGTCCTAGGAACCTCCCTCCTGACCT TGGGCCTAGAGCTGTATTGTCAAAAGGGTCTGTCCATGACTGTGGAAGCAGATCCAGCCAATATGTTTAACTGGACCACAGAGGAAGTGGAGACTTGTGACAAAGGGGCACTTTGCCAGGAAACCATACTAATAATTAAAGCAG GGACTGAGACAGCCATTTTGGCCACGAAGGGCTGCATCCCGGAAGGGGAGGAGGCCATAACAATTGTCCAGCACTCTTCACCTCCCGGCCTGATCGTGACCTCCTACAGTAACTACTGTGAGGATTACTTCTATAATGACAAAGACAGCCTGTCTCAGTTTTGGGAGTTCAGTGAGACCACAG CTTCCACTGTGTCAACAACCCTCCATTGTCCAACCTGTGTGGCTCTGGGGACCTGTTTCAgtgctccttctcttccctgtccCAATGGTACAACTCGATGCTATCAAGGAAAACTTGAGATCACTGGAG GTGGCATTGAGTCGTCTGTGGAGGTCAAAGGCTGTACAGCCACGATTGGCTGCAGGCTGATGTCTGGAATCTTAGTAGTAGGACCCATGTTTGTGAGGGAAGCGTGCCCACATCAGCTGCTCACTCAACCTCGAAAGACTGAAAATGGGGCCACCTGTCTTCCCATTCCTGTTTGGGGGTTACAGCTACTGCTGCCATTGCTGCTGCCATCATTTATTCACTTTTCCTAA